gttaagtataataataaacaaaacctCATATAAACAacttttttcaaacatttttgcCATTATTCTCATAAAGATCACTTGAATGCTGACAGTGCATGCAATAATTGTTGATAGTATATTTTAGTTGTATAAAGTTGTTCTTTAATGGCTATTAACATGCATTTGTGtaaattttaaagattttatttatatatatatatatatatatatatatatatatatataatcacatacatacatacatacatacatacatacatacatacatatggggcccccttaacttacctttccaTCGCCTTGTTCTCCAAGTCCGAtgcccttttcttcttttttgcttGCTGAGTctctgttctgcgctcctccTTGCTGttctcgcagtgaatgtcgggcttgatgtcacgctcgacattcactgcttgcacagcacggaggaggggaccagggagggagctggatcgccacctgaccaccTGATCTGAACGGTCAtatgaccgcaaaaggtaagttggttttttttggtatttttttggtttgttttttttataggatttttttttttacagcagtcctgcattgggccccctttccccctggccccccgggcacctgcccattgtgcccagtcAGATAGACAGTCCTGTCACTCAGTACTATCAgacggcatttacacctgccctgtaaatGATTTAAAAGATACAGCTggaaaacaagcgtacttacgACAAACaaaggacttgaattggccgcatctgtGTTGAAACACCCTTACTATAAATGGCCTTCATAAGTCTGCCGCTTGAATGAAAATTTAAGACACTGGCAAAGTTATCACTCATTAACTGGCATGTAGTTTTTATGTAAAAATTCTTTATTAAGAATAAtagcttaaataaaaaaataatcatgcaTGTACCATAAACACTCAATGAATATATTCTGCATGTTAACAGACCTGTATGTATCACCTATAGTTTGCATAGGGATAGTGTGCGCTTTCCATTTGGCATTTTTGAGAACTCTTTTGATGACAAGTCAAACTTTCCTTTATTGCCATCCAAGTCAGCATTTGTAGCCATACGCATAAGGGGAATTTTTTATCCACCTGTACTGAAGAGTATTGCATATAAAACTATGTGCTCCAAATACCATTGTAAAAAACTGGCAGAGATGAATGGGGCTAATAGAAAGcgtacatttttatcatctgtgACACATGGACAATTatgttcatgttattgataaatcAAATCTGTTACTAATGTCCTTGATTATTGCAGGAATTATTCAACAATACTGTCCATGTGGAAGTGTCTCATTTTGTAGCCTTAACAGAAGGTAGAATTAAAAGATGATGTAACGTAATTTCAGTGGTCCTTCTGGACGACTAGGATTTAGCTGAGAGCTGGTCCATTATATGTCAGCATGTAGGCACTGTTATCTCAGGGGCCTTGGCCTGTAGATCTGCCCAGGGGTCCTCTATCATGGATGGGCTGTAGTAGTTGCTGATATCTTTGGGATTTCCTCTCTTGTGTTTGAAATTAACCTGTAAAAGAAGAATTCTAGTTTAATGATAATTATCATAAGTTATGATTGTTCTACATCTACAAAAAATGAGGCTGTTGGTCTGGCTTATACAATGCAggaatcataatttatttatatagcgccactaattccgcagcactgtgcagagaactccatcacatcagtccctgccccattggggcttacagtctaaattccctaacatacacacagacagacacacagactaaggtaaatttgttagcagccaattgacctaccagaaggattttttatatatatatatatatatatatatatataaatacacataaatacaacTACTTTGTTATATATGATGGAATCTAAATTGAACACTGACCACATTTGTTAATAGATTGACCTAGTCAGGCCGAAATTGCTCAGGCCAAGTTTGACCACCTATGTGTATGGCCAAACAGGATGTTTATCCTGTCTCTCAGCACTTGCACTGAGGGAACGGATCAATCCATGTGTGATCAGTTTAATGCATTCAAATTAGTCATAACTGGATAGATGTCTGTAGTTTAAATGGGTTTTCCACCTTTGGAAGACTTtattgtgttgtgcagggtctgGCTGGCATTCTGCCTGGATGACAAACTCTTATAAAAGCACAGTAAGCTATAAACAAattaatgtgtttaataaatagtTGCAGTAGGGCATGTGCAGACTAGTAACAtaaagtaatctgaaggtggaGAGTCCCTTCATAATGGTTACTCAGCTATCAGGAAATGCCTGCAGTTGTATCAGTCTGACTGAGGACCAGAGAGATGTATGACAATATAACCCACACACAGTTGCTTCAGTTATAATAACTACATTTCACTACATCTTTTCATATGATTTACACCAGGATTAGACAACCCAATAACTCTGCAAACCAGAGGCCGTCTGGCTGTGATTAGGTAGAGAGTCACAGCTTGCATAATTCTGGTAGATACCGTAACACAAATCTATCAATAAGACCTTTGTTATTAGATCCATTCATTAAACCCGTTACAGCAATTATTTATGCCTGGCTGTAGAATAAACTATATAGAAGGTATAGTGGCATTGGTTGAAATGTTAAAATGCATTTCTGTAAATTGCTTTCACATGTACAGTCAcagtaacattttattattttgacaACAAATCAGTACTGTAACAATAAAGGTAAATTGTATTAATAAAGGGTTAATTGTACTTACTTGTCCCTTTCCATCTTTCCTCCCGTTGTACACTGGCACATGCTCTGGGCTGTGCTTATAATGAGGAGAAAACAGTGGGGTTCTTGGATTTGTCCCCCAGCTGCGACGGTATTTGGAGACTTGTTCCCATCCATTAGGAGACCATTGTTGTGGTGAACTCCAGTGTCCATTCGAACTAGGACATGAGTTGTAATGAGGGCTCCTGTTGCTCTGAGGGGCTGCCCCATTCCTGGCATGCCAGTGTTGGGCTGGTGGGCACCAGGCTTGTTGTGAAATGTTTCTTG
The nucleotide sequence above comes from Mixophyes fleayi isolate aMixFle1 chromosome 6, aMixFle1.hap1, whole genome shotgun sequence. Encoded proteins:
- the LOC142160459 gene encoding uncharacterized protein LOC142160459 produces the protein MLQRPVAGFREGMSPFLTQSPRHISQQAWCPPSPRNISQQAWCPPSPRNISLQAWCPPSPRNTSQQAWCPPSPRNISQQAWCPPSPRNISQQAWCPPAQHWHARNGAAPQSNRSPHYNSCPSSNGHWSSPQQWSPNGWEQVSKYRRSWGTNPRTPLFSPHYKHSPEHVPVYNGRKDGKGQVNFKHKRGNPKDISNYYSPSMIEDPWADLQAKAPEITVPTC